From Pseudomonas sp. LS1212, the proteins below share one genomic window:
- a CDS encoding dihydrolipoamide acetyltransferase family protein — MKFFKLPDLGEGLQEAEIVQWHVKVGDTVKADQLLVSVETAKALVDIPAPYDGVVAKTYGAEGDILHVGEPLLGYEGDGDAGTVVGRLEGGGSLQADQFFVGAAPSTREHMATRATPAVRQLARQLGIELSAVSGTGSDGLITRADVEAAAQSAQDRFGGEKLRGVRRSMALNMARSHAEVVPVTLFADADLHRWGAARDPLIRLSRAMAAACAAVPVLNSWFDGRSLSIRQHDRLDLGIAVDTPDGLFVPVLRDVGNRSADDLKAGVSRLRADVQARSIPPQEMMGATLTLSNFGTLFGRYANPVVVPPQVAILGAGGIRDEPVAVDGQVVVHPILPLSLTFDHRVVTGGEAARFFKVLVQDLEQPD, encoded by the coding sequence CTGCAAGAAGCGGAGATCGTGCAATGGCACGTCAAGGTCGGCGATACGGTCAAGGCTGACCAATTACTGGTATCGGTGGAAACGGCCAAGGCCCTGGTCGATATTCCGGCACCCTACGACGGCGTCGTGGCCAAGACCTATGGCGCAGAGGGGGACATCCTGCATGTGGGCGAACCCTTGCTCGGCTATGAGGGCGACGGAGATGCCGGCACCGTAGTCGGGCGCCTGGAAGGCGGGGGCAGCCTTCAGGCCGATCAGTTCTTTGTTGGCGCGGCACCGTCTACCCGGGAACACATGGCAACCCGGGCAACACCTGCGGTACGCCAGTTGGCGCGGCAACTGGGTATCGAGTTGAGTGCGGTGAGTGGCACCGGCAGCGATGGCCTGATTACCCGTGCCGATGTCGAAGCCGCGGCGCAAAGCGCGCAGGACCGCTTCGGTGGCGAGAAGCTGCGAGGGGTGCGCCGCAGCATGGCGCTGAACATGGCCAGGTCCCACGCCGAAGTGGTGCCGGTGACGCTGTTTGCCGATGCCGATCTGCACCGTTGGGGCGCGGCCCGCGATCCATTGATCCGGCTGAGCAGGGCGATGGCGGCGGCCTGCGCGGCAGTGCCGGTGCTCAACAGTTGGTTTGATGGCCGTAGTTTGTCGATTCGCCAGCATGACCGGCTTGACCTCGGCATCGCCGTCGATACCCCCGATGGCCTGTTCGTACCGGTATTGCGGGATGTAGGCAACCGCAGCGCGGACGACTTGAAAGCCGGTGTAAGCCGCTTGCGCGCCGATGTGCAGGCACGCTCGATTCCGCCCCAGGAGATGATGGGGGCGACCTTGACCCTGTCCAACTTTGGCACCTTGTTTGGCCGATACGCAAACCCGGTGGTGGTCCCGCCGCAAGTGGCCATTCTTGGCGCCGGCGGCATTCGCGACGAGCCGGTAGCGGTCGATGGCCAGGTCGTGGTGCACCCGATCCTGCCGCTGTCGCTGACCTTCGATCATCGTGTGGTGACGGGCGGTGAAGCCGCGCGCTTTTTCAAGGTGCTGGTACAGGATCTGGAGCAGCCTGACTAG
- a CDS encoding YebG family protein produces the protein MAVEVVYRSSRDLERLFMDKAEADRHDKMLELAELLAEVLKKAVPSLTEQQVEDAGIYMAKNRDVFAKAFKSQPDALSELLTAEAAE, from the coding sequence ATGGCCGTCGAAGTGGTATACCGCAGCAGCCGAGATCTGGAGCGCTTGTTCATGGATAAAGCCGAAGCTGACCGTCATGACAAAATGCTCGAGCTGGCCGAACTGCTCGCTGAAGTCTTGAAGAAGGCCGTGCCGTCGTTGACCGAGCAACAAGTGGAAGACGCCGGCATCTACATGGCCAAGAACCGCGACGTGTTCGCCAAGGCGTTCAAGAGCCAACCCGATGCATTGTCGGAGTTGCTCACGGCTGAAGCCGCCGAGTGA
- a CDS encoding phosphate-starvation-inducible protein PsiE: MKINWAESLRQCVHELAESLGNLFVESFHYLALFAIGAVTAWAAVMAFLGMIEKGHITVDDILLLFIYLELGAMVGIYFKTNHMPVRFLIYVAITALTRLLISDVSHHNPPDLGVVYLSGAILLLAFAILVVRYASSQFPSVKIESPHRKSGPGASEQVEVEKGEI; this comes from the coding sequence GTGAAAATCAATTGGGCCGAGTCCCTGCGCCAATGTGTCCATGAGCTGGCCGAGTCGTTGGGCAATCTGTTCGTGGAGTCCTTTCACTACCTGGCATTGTTCGCCATTGGTGCCGTCACGGCCTGGGCGGCGGTCATGGCCTTCCTGGGCATGATCGAGAAGGGCCATATCACCGTAGACGACATCCTGCTGCTGTTCATCTACCTAGAGCTCGGTGCCATGGTCGGCATCTACTTCAAGACCAACCACATGCCGGTGCGCTTTCTGATCTACGTGGCGATCACCGCGCTGACCCGCCTGCTGATCTCCGATGTTTCGCACCATAATCCGCCAGACCTGGGCGTGGTTTACCTTTCTGGGGCAATTTTGCTGCTGGCATTCGCCATCCTGGTGGTGCGCTACGCCTCCTCGCAGTTCCCTTCAGTGAAGATCGAGAGCCCGCACCGCAAATCGGGTCCAGGCGCCAGTGAACAGGTGGAAGTCGAGAAGGGCGAAATCTAG
- a CDS encoding DUF3509 domain-containing protein: MDNPFQLISDAFQPHYRVNLSIQRLDGSIMLTLSNAQGVVAKRMISAEQRNDPQRLKRLIESIQFGIAIEQGHSAMDILAAMTDGDNLKLVNPARNDKPRSLSHGALGL, translated from the coding sequence ATGGACAACCCTTTCCAATTGATCAGCGATGCCTTTCAACCCCACTACCGGGTCAACCTGAGCATTCAACGCCTGGACGGCAGCATCATGCTGACCCTGTCCAATGCGCAGGGCGTGGTCGCCAAGCGCATGATCAGCGCCGAGCAGCGCAATGACCCACAGCGCCTGAAACGCCTGATAGAAAGCATTCAATTCGGCATTGCCATCGAACAGGGCCACAGCGCCATGGACATCCTGGCGGCCATGACCGATGGCGACAACCTCAAGCTGGTCAACCCAGCGCGCAACGACAAGCCACGTAGCCTGTCACATGGGGCGCTGGGCCTCTGA
- a CDS encoding HPF/RaiA family ribosome-associated protein produces MQIQVNSDNHIQSSIRLEEWVRTTVDTALERYEEDLTRVEVHLRDENGDKPGPHDMRCQMEARPKGHQPISVTHKAASLDQAVEGAATKLEHALAHLYGKLRTNRASVNRTVSEKSDALLQEEFLEKEQAAVRYG; encoded by the coding sequence ATGCAAATCCAAGTCAATAGCGATAACCATATTCAAAGCAGCATCCGACTTGAGGAGTGGGTACGTACCACAGTAGACACCGCGCTCGAACGTTACGAAGAGGACCTGACCCGAGTGGAGGTTCATCTACGCGACGAAAATGGCGACAAGCCAGGCCCGCACGACATGCGCTGCCAGATGGAAGCGCGCCCGAAAGGCCACCAACCGATTTCCGTCACCCATAAAGCCGCGTCACTGGATCAGGCAGTCGAAGGCGCGGCCACCAAGCTTGAGCATGCGCTGGCGCATCTGTATGGCAAACTGCGCACCAACCGCGCATCCGTCAACCGGACCGTCTCCGAAAAATCCGACGCCCTGCTGCAGGAAGAATTTCTGGAAAAGGAACAGGCAGCAGTACGCTATGGCTGA
- a CDS encoding RNA polymerase sigma factor, with amino-acid sequence MDSPQDLHGPAEKVGDAPNARAQFLEVFLSQRARMEALVSRRVGCRATAADLVQDLFLRFWRRPVVQVEELSTYLLRSAGNIAIDHLRSEGARERVNEGWLPEQQENQSVEPQAVLEAGNDLRHVEAALRSLPERTRQIFLLNRIHGRKYAEIAKAMGLSQSAVEKHMMRALQACKASLHTPPAMPGKPGNAAR; translated from the coding sequence ATGGACAGTCCGCAAGATTTGCACGGCCCCGCTGAGAAGGTGGGCGATGCGCCGAACGCACGGGCGCAGTTTCTCGAGGTGTTTCTCTCGCAGCGAGCCCGGATGGAAGCGCTGGTCAGCCGCCGCGTCGGCTGCCGGGCGACGGCCGCAGACCTGGTCCAGGATTTGTTCCTGCGCTTCTGGCGCAGGCCTGTGGTGCAGGTCGAGGAGCTCAGCACCTACCTTTTGCGCAGTGCCGGTAACATTGCCATCGATCATTTACGCAGCGAGGGCGCGCGCGAGCGGGTCAATGAAGGCTGGTTGCCCGAGCAACAGGAAAACCAGAGCGTCGAGCCCCAGGCGGTGCTGGAAGCGGGCAATGATCTACGCCATGTCGAGGCGGCCCTGCGCAGCCTGCCCGAGCGCACCCGGCAGATCTTTTTGCTCAATCGCATCCATGGCCGCAAATACGCTGAAATCGCCAAGGCCATGGGCCTGTCCCAGAGTGCCGTGGAAAAACATATGATGCGCGCTCTTCAGGCGTGCAAGGCGAGTTTGCACACGCCGCCCGCGATGCCAGGCAAGCCAGGGAATGCCGCGCGATGA
- a CDS encoding FecR family protein, translating into MNNTVKVTPEQEEAALAWLSRLHDQPGSGDRATFSRWLLADPAHAEAYAQAQLLWERCEGPAGTLAEEDAGALQGYLDAMDNARVGSRRRLVSALAMAACLVLMLGVTAGWQPTHWLQDIGADYVSAAGEVRTVTLADQSQLTLDAGSAIAVDFSHGQRHVQVRRGAVFFSVTHTGEPFVVEAQGGETRVLGTRFEVRVQPVGAQVTVLSGRVGISPDRGPTQQILSAGQQVEYARGSTAGVHPVDSEAQLAWRSGWLNYYQMPLAEVIKDLGRYYPGRIVVLNSELGARKVSGSFPSADPQAVLDSLRGVLGFEQHNVFGRLIVLR; encoded by the coding sequence ATGAACAACACTGTCAAGGTTACACCGGAGCAGGAAGAGGCCGCACTGGCCTGGCTGAGCCGTCTCCACGATCAACCCGGCAGCGGTGATCGGGCCACCTTCAGCCGTTGGCTGCTGGCCGACCCTGCCCATGCCGAGGCCTATGCCCAGGCACAGCTGCTCTGGGAGCGCTGCGAAGGGCCTGCCGGCACTCTGGCCGAAGAGGACGCAGGCGCCCTGCAGGGTTATCTCGATGCCATGGACAATGCCCGCGTCGGATCGCGGCGGCGCCTGGTATCTGCACTGGCCATGGCTGCCTGCCTGGTGCTGATGCTGGGTGTGACGGCCGGGTGGCAGCCCACGCACTGGCTGCAGGACATCGGTGCCGATTATGTGTCGGCAGCCGGAGAAGTCAGGACCGTCACCCTGGCCGATCAATCGCAGCTGACCCTTGATGCCGGCAGCGCGATTGCCGTGGACTTCAGCCACGGCCAGCGGCATGTCCAGGTACGCCGTGGCGCGGTGTTCTTCAGTGTCACCCACACCGGCGAGCCTTTCGTGGTCGAGGCCCAGGGCGGCGAAACACGCGTGCTGGGCACTCGGTTCGAAGTCCGCGTGCAACCGGTGGGGGCGCAAGTGACGGTGCTATCGGGGCGAGTCGGCATCAGCCCGGACCGGGGCCCGACGCAACAGATACTCAGTGCCGGACAGCAGGTCGAATATGCCCGGGGCAGCACCGCCGGCGTGCACCCGGTCGACAGCGAGGCGCAACTGGCCTGGCGTTCGGGCTGGTTGAACTATTACCAGATGCCCCTGGCCGAGGTGATCAAGGATCTGGGGCGCTACTACCCCGGACGAATCGTGGTGCTCAATAGCGAACTCGGCGCCCGCAAGGTCAGCGGCAGCTTCCCCAGCGCTGATCCGCAGGCAGTGCTCGATTCCTTGCGCGGGGTGCTCGGCTTCGAGCAACACAACGTTTTCGGCCGTCTGATCGTGCTGCGCTAG
- a CDS encoding TonB-dependent siderophore receptor, producing MVAADEVQQRSRLFSFAMAAKPLPQALSDFSRITGLSVIYTADAPYRVTAPALDGQFTVEQALQRLLANSGFTYRRTDAHTLTLEPLALGGALNLDATNISSRVADDTSYQPPAISSVMRSQAPIQEIPQAINVVPAQVLKDQTPRNLDDALANISGVTQGNTLGSTQDSVMKRGFGDNRDGSIMRDGMPVVQGRSLNATAERVEVLKGPASLLYGIQDPGGVVNVVSKRPQLARYNALNLRGSTYGDGKNGSGGGLDSTGALGDSGLAYRLILDHEDEDYWRNYGTHRESLVAPSLAWFGESTQLSMAYEQREFLYPFDRGTAIDPNTNHPLDIPSTRRLDEPFNDMEGRSDLYRFEADHQLNDDWKAHFGYSYNQETYDASQVRVTAVNPAKGTLTRSMDGTGGALSRDRFATLSLEGNLQWAGMRHDLLFGLDDEHRKIYRADLIRQKSQTTFSYLDPVYGREVEGTNVSAGDSNQSDKLRTDSLFFQDSIHLTDQWILVAGARFLEFDQIAGKGRPFTANTNNSGQAWVPRAGLVYRYTDALSFYGSYTESFKPNSTIAPLSGGTVIDSSIEPEQAKSWELGAKLDMPGAVTGTVALFEITKRNVLVSNYDAVTDSTTYSNAGEVRSRGLELDLSGQLSERWSLIGSYAYTDAEVTKDPELEGKRLQNVAKNSGSLSAVYDAGSLLGGDRLRVGAGARCVGERAANAVNDFELPGYTVADAFASYDTELDGQKVRLQLNVKNLFDKTYYTSSVNRFFVSMGDSRQVTLSSTLEF from the coding sequence GTGGTCGCAGCCGATGAGGTACAGCAACGCAGCAGGCTTTTCAGCTTCGCCATGGCGGCCAAGCCCTTGCCCCAGGCGTTGAGCGACTTCAGCCGCATCACCGGCCTGAGCGTGATTTACACCGCTGACGCGCCGTACCGGGTCACGGCCCCTGCGCTGGACGGGCAGTTCACCGTCGAACAGGCCCTGCAACGGTTGCTCGCCAATTCCGGTTTCACCTATCGCCGTACCGATGCCCACACCCTCACCCTGGAACCGTTGGCGCTTGGCGGCGCATTGAACCTGGACGCGACCAACATTTCTTCCCGGGTCGCAGACGACACTAGCTACCAGCCGCCGGCGATCAGCTCGGTGATGCGCTCGCAGGCACCGATCCAGGAAATTCCCCAGGCGATCAACGTGGTACCGGCCCAGGTGCTCAAGGACCAGACGCCGCGCAACCTCGACGATGCCCTGGCCAATATCAGCGGCGTGACCCAGGGCAACACCCTGGGCAGCACCCAGGACTCGGTGATGAAGCGCGGTTTTGGCGACAACCGCGATGGTTCGATCATGCGCGATGGCATGCCGGTCGTGCAGGGCCGCAGCCTCAACGCCACCGCCGAGCGGGTCGAAGTGCTCAAGGGGCCGGCCTCGTTGCTGTATGGCATCCAGGACCCGGGCGGGGTGGTCAACGTGGTCAGCAAGCGCCCGCAGTTGGCCCGCTACAACGCACTGAACCTGCGCGGCTCGACTTACGGCGATGGCAAGAATGGCAGTGGCGGCGGGCTCGACAGCACCGGCGCGCTGGGCGATTCCGGGCTGGCCTACCGATTGATACTCGACCATGAAGATGAGGACTACTGGCGCAACTACGGCACGCATCGCGAGTCTCTGGTCGCGCCTTCGCTGGCCTGGTTCGGCGAAAGCACTCAGCTATCGATGGCTTATGAACAGCGTGAGTTTCTCTACCCGTTCGACCGGGGTACGGCCATCGATCCCAATACCAATCACCCGCTGGATATCCCCAGCACCCGGCGCCTGGACGAGCCATTCAACGATATGGAAGGGCGCTCGGACCTGTACCGCTTCGAGGCCGACCACCAGCTCAATGACGACTGGAAGGCCCATTTCGGTTACAGCTACAACCAGGAAACCTATGATGCCAGCCAGGTGCGGGTGACGGCGGTGAACCCGGCCAAGGGCACCTTGACCCGCAGTATGGACGGAACCGGCGGCGCCTTGAGCCGCGACCGATTCGCCACCTTGAGCCTGGAGGGGAATCTTCAATGGGCGGGAATGCGCCACGATCTGCTCTTTGGCCTGGATGATGAACATCGCAAGATCTATCGCGCCGACCTGATCCGGCAAAAGAGCCAGACCACCTTCAGTTACCTCGACCCGGTGTATGGCCGCGAAGTCGAAGGCACGAACGTCAGTGCCGGCGACAGTAACCAGAGCGACAAACTGCGCACTGATTCGCTGTTCTTCCAGGACTCGATCCACCTGACCGATCAATGGATCCTGGTTGCCGGGGCACGCTTCCTGGAATTCGACCAGATTGCCGGCAAGGGCCGTCCGTTTACCGCCAATACCAATAACAGCGGCCAGGCCTGGGTACCGCGGGCCGGGCTGGTCTATCGCTACACCGATGCACTGTCGTTCTATGGCAGCTATACCGAATCGTTCAAGCCCAACTCCACCATCGCGCCGCTGAGCGGCGGCACCGTGATCGATTCGTCGATCGAGCCTGAACAGGCCAAGTCCTGGGAGCTGGGTGCCAAGCTGGACATGCCGGGCGCCGTGACCGGGACGGTGGCGCTGTTCGAGATCACCAAACGCAATGTGCTGGTCTCCAACTATGACGCTGTGACCGACAGCACCACCTACAGCAACGCCGGCGAAGTGCGCTCCCGGGGGCTGGAGCTGGACCTGAGCGGCCAGTTGAGCGAGCGCTGGAGCCTGATCGGCAGTTATGCCTATACCGATGCCGAAGTCACCAAGGACCCGGAGCTCGAAGGCAAGCGTTTGCAGAACGTAGCGAAGAACAGCGGTTCGCTCTCGGCGGTCTATGACGCAGGCAGCCTGTTGGGCGGCGACCGTCTGCGGGTGGGGGCCGGGGCGCGCTGCGTCGGTGAGCGGGCGGCCAATGCGGTCAACGATTTCGAGCTGCCGGGCTACACCGTGGCCGATGCCTTTGCCAGTTACGACACCGAGCTCGATGGGCAGAAGGTCAGGCTTCAGCTCAATGTGAAGAACCTGTTCGACAAGACTTACTACACCTCGAGCGTGAACCGGTTCTTTGTGTCGATGGGGGATTCGCGGCAGGTGACGTTGTCCAGCACCCTGGAATTCTAG
- a CDS encoding helix-turn-helix domain-containing protein, producing MTSLDHLQVFQALHSSPNARLEHSAELGDGMVAALWNNHHDARDYQGPSHHTLSCYIAGGTETFRREQPGTKGAPDKLCVLPAGHDSAWVINGNIRLAHLYFSQEQFALGCISLLDREPRELQLRESTFLDDPIQAWRFRQLIAMNWDEPGERLLTSSLAHEMLSHALLSQVGARSGLKLKGGLAAHLRRQLTDYIETHLGEPLSLGQLAGLCSLSEYHFARMFRESFGLPPHQYLLARRLGRARELLRNGSLPLGEIAMACGFASASHFTNRFRQAVGAAPGEYRLAFLR from the coding sequence ATGACCAGCCTGGACCATCTGCAAGTCTTTCAAGCCCTGCACAGCTCGCCCAATGCTCGCCTGGAGCACAGCGCGGAGCTGGGCGACGGCATGGTTGCGGCCTTGTGGAACAACCACCATGACGCCCGGGATTACCAGGGGCCGAGCCACCACACCCTGTCGTGCTATATCGCTGGCGGCACCGAAACCTTTCGCCGCGAGCAGCCCGGCACCAAAGGCGCCCCGGACAAGTTGTGCGTCCTCCCGGCCGGGCATGACTCGGCGTGGGTCATCAACGGCAATATCCGCCTGGCCCATCTCTACTTCAGCCAGGAGCAGTTCGCCCTCGGTTGCATCAGCCTCCTTGACCGCGAACCTCGCGAACTGCAATTGCGCGAGAGCACCTTTCTCGACGACCCGATTCAGGCCTGGCGTTTTCGTCAGTTGATCGCGATGAACTGGGACGAGCCTGGCGAGCGTCTGCTGACCAGCAGCCTGGCCCATGAAATGCTCAGCCATGCCCTGCTCAGCCAGGTCGGCGCACGTTCGGGGCTCAAGCTCAAGGGTGGGTTGGCGGCGCATCTGCGCAGGCAGCTGACCGACTACATCGAGACGCACCTGGGTGAACCGCTCAGCCTGGGACAGTTGGCGGGGCTGTGCAGCCTGTCCGAGTACCACTTCGCACGGATGTTCCGCGAAAGCTTTGGTTTGCCGCCCCATCAGTATTTGCTGGCCCGCCGCCTGGGGCGGGCGCGTGAGTTGCTGCGCAATGGCAGCTTGCCGTTGGGTGAGATTGCCATGGCGTGCGGGTTTGCCAGTGCCAGTCATTTTACCAACCGGTTTCGACAGGCGGTGGGGGCTGCGCCTGGGGAGTATCGGTTGGCGTTTTTGCGTTGA
- a CDS encoding DMT family transporter has translation MNLSLYLLTVLIWGTTWIALKLQLGVVAIPVSIVYRFGLAALVLFGILLISRRLQVMDRRGHLICLAQGLCLFCVNFMCFLTASQWIPSGLIAVVFSTATLWNALNARVFFGQKIAANVLGGGAFGLLGLGLLFWPELSGHAASRETVMGLALALFGTLCFSAGNMLSSLQQKAGLKPLTTNAWGMLYGASMLAVYCLFSGIPFDMEWNTRYIGSLLYLVIPGSVIGFTAYLTLVGRMGPERAAYCTVLFPLVALNVSAYAEGYQWTAPALFGLVLVMLGNVLVFRKPKPPTLTASGKLA, from the coding sequence ATGAACCTCTCGCTTTACCTGTTGACCGTCTTGATCTGGGGCACCACCTGGATCGCCCTGAAACTGCAATTGGGCGTGGTCGCCATTCCCGTGTCGATCGTCTATCGCTTTGGTCTTGCGGCGCTGGTGCTGTTCGGTATTTTGCTGATCAGCCGTCGCCTGCAAGTGATGGACCGGCGCGGGCATCTGATTTGCCTGGCCCAGGGGTTGTGCCTGTTCTGCGTCAACTTCATGTGCTTCCTCACGGCAAGCCAATGGATTCCCAGCGGCCTGATCGCGGTGGTGTTCTCCACGGCGACCTTGTGGAATGCACTCAATGCCCGAGTATTCTTCGGCCAGAAGATTGCCGCCAACGTACTCGGCGGTGGCGCCTTCGGCCTGCTCGGGCTGGGGCTGCTGTTCTGGCCGGAATTGTCCGGGCACGCGGCCAGCCGCGAGACGGTGATGGGCCTCGCGCTGGCCTTGTTCGGCACCCTGTGCTTTTCTGCCGGCAACATGCTCTCGAGCCTGCAACAGAAAGCCGGCCTCAAGCCACTGACCACCAATGCCTGGGGCATGCTTTACGGCGCGTCGATGCTTGCGGTGTATTGCCTGTTCAGCGGTATTCCCTTCGACATGGAGTGGAACACACGCTACATCGGCTCGTTGCTGTACCTGGTCATTCCGGGCTCGGTCATCGGTTTTACCGCCTACCTGACCCTGGTCGGGCGCATGGGCCCGGAGCGTGCGGCCTATTGCACGGTGCTTTTCCCGCTGGTGGCATTGAACGTGTCGGCCTATGCCGAAGGCTATCAATGGACGGCACCGGCCCTGTTCGGGCTGGTGCTGGTGATGCTCGGCAATGTGCTGGTGTTTCGCAAACCCAAACCACCGACATTGACCGCCAGCGGCAAACTGGCCTGA
- a CDS encoding D-glycerate dehydrogenase produces MKKTVLAFSRITAPMIERLQQDFDVIVPNPKQGDIAAQFNEALPHAHGLIGVGRKLGRAQLENASQLKVVSSVSVGYDNYDLGYFNERGIMLTNTPDVLTESTADLGFALIMASARRVAELDAWTKAGQWQATVAPAQFGSDVFGKTLGIVGMGNIGAAIARRGRLGFNMPVIYSGNSRKTALEQELGAQYRSLEQLLAEADFVCLVVPLSEQTKHLISHRELALMKPSAYLINISRGPVVDEPALVQALQQGTIRGAGLDVYEKEPLAESPLFQLKNAVTLPHVGSATSETREAMANRAVDNLRSALLGERPRDLVNPQVWKG; encoded by the coding sequence ATGAAAAAGACTGTACTTGCCTTCAGCCGCATCACTGCACCGATGATCGAGCGCCTGCAGCAAGATTTCGACGTGATTGTGCCGAACCCGAAACAAGGCGATATCGCGGCCCAGTTCAACGAAGCCCTGCCCCACGCCCACGGCTTGATTGGCGTCGGCCGCAAGCTCGGTCGCGCGCAACTGGAAAACGCCAGCCAGTTGAAGGTGGTCTCCAGCGTCTCGGTCGGCTATGACAACTACGACCTGGGCTATTTCAACGAACGCGGCATTATGCTCACCAACACCCCGGACGTGCTCACCGAAAGCACCGCGGACCTTGGCTTCGCGCTGATCATGGCCAGCGCCCGCCGCGTCGCCGAGCTGGATGCCTGGACCAAGGCCGGGCAATGGCAGGCCACCGTGGCACCGGCACAGTTCGGCAGCGACGTATTCGGCAAGACCCTGGGCATCGTCGGCATGGGCAACATCGGCGCGGCCATCGCCCGCCGTGGCCGCCTGGGTTTCAACATGCCGGTTATCTACAGCGGTAACAGCCGCAAGACCGCGCTGGAACAGGAACTCGGCGCCCAATACCGCAGCCTCGAGCAACTGCTGGCCGAAGCGGATTTCGTCTGCCTGGTGGTACCGCTGAGCGAACAGACCAAACACCTGATCAGCCATCGCGAACTGGCGCTGATGAAGCCCAGCGCCTACCTGATCAACATCTCTCGCGGGCCGGTGGTCGACGAACCGGCGCTGGTCCAGGCCTTGCAGCAAGGCACCATTCGCGGTGCCGGCCTGGACGTCTACGAGAAGGAGCCGCTGGCCGAATCACCGCTGTTCCAGCTCAAGAATGCGGTGACCCTGCCCCACGTCGGTTCGGCCACTTCCGAAACCCGCGAAGCCATGGCCAACCGTGCTGTGGATAACCTGCGCAGCGCCCTGCTCGGCGAACGCCCGCGGGACCTGGTCAACCCGCAGGTTTGGAAGGGCTGA
- a CDS encoding LysR family transcriptional regulator, with translation MDTLQNMRAFSCVAQVGSFTAAAVQLDTTTANVSRAVSNLEAHLQTRLLNRTTRRIALTEAGKRYLLRCEQILTYVEEAEAEASNAHARPAGQLKVHSMTGVGQHYVIDAISRYRKTHPDVTFDLTMANRVPDLLDEGYDVSIVLASELPDSGFVSQRLGITYSIVCASPDYVKAHGIAQKPRDLLNHACLRMVSPVIALEKWMFDGPEGQEVVNITEAPFQVNSADAMNTAISSGMGVGVLPIYSAIEGLRNGTLVRVLPQYRLQELNLYAIYPSRQYLDAKIKTWVEYLRNSLPEILAAHEADLKTHELRIAN, from the coding sequence ATGGACACCCTGCAAAACATGCGTGCTTTCAGTTGCGTTGCCCAAGTCGGCAGTTTCACCGCCGCCGCAGTGCAACTGGATACGACCACCGCCAACGTTTCACGCGCGGTCTCGAATCTTGAAGCCCATCTGCAAACCCGCCTGCTCAACCGCACCACCCGTCGGATTGCCCTGACCGAAGCCGGCAAACGCTACCTGCTGCGCTGCGAACAGATCCTGACCTACGTCGAGGAAGCCGAAGCCGAGGCCAGCAACGCCCATGCGCGCCCCGCCGGGCAGTTGAAAGTGCATTCGATGACCGGCGTCGGCCAGCACTATGTGATCGACGCCATCAGCCGTTATCGCAAGACCCACCCGGATGTCACCTTCGACCTGACCATGGCCAACCGCGTGCCGGACCTGCTCGACGAGGGCTACGACGTGTCCATCGTGCTGGCCAGCGAGCTGCCGGACTCGGGCTTTGTCTCGCAACGCCTGGGCATTACCTACAGCATCGTCTGCGCTTCGCCCGATTACGTGAAAGCCCATGGCATCGCACAAAAGCCCAGGGACCTGCTCAACCATGCCTGCCTGCGCATGGTCAGCCCGGTCATCGCGCTGGAAAAATGGATGTTCGATGGCCCCGAAGGCCAGGAAGTGGTCAACATCACCGAGGCGCCGTTCCAGGTGAACTCGGCCGACGCCATGAATACCGCCATCAGCAGCGGCATGGGCGTGGGCGTGTTGCCGATCTACTCGGCCATCGAAGGGCTGCGCAACGGTACGCTGGTGCGGGTACTGCCGCAGTACCGCCTGCAGGAGCTGAACCTCTACGCGATCTACCCGTCGCGCCAATACCTGGATGCCAAGATCAAGACCTGGGTCGAGTACCTGCGCAACTCCCTGCCGGAGATCCTCGCCGCCCACGAAGCGGACCTCAAGACCCACGAGCTGCGTATCGCCAACTGA